One part of the Dyadobacter sp. 676 genome encodes these proteins:
- a CDS encoding Gfo/Idh/MocA family oxidoreductase, with the protein MNRRSFIYSSVLSSTGLVVAARDLSLSREVELGKRVGIIGLDTSHSEVFTRMINAGSPEMNGYRVIAAYEQGSKDIVSALQLRPGVTAKVREMGVEIVDSIDALLGKVDVVLLESNDGRPHLEQALPVFKAGKRIFIDKPVAASLEGAKAIFKAAAQYNTPVFSSSALRFDANVRQVVEGAIGNVTGADVYTPAEIEPHHSDLAWYAIHGVEMLFTVMGPGCQSVSRTYRDGTDLTVGVWSDGRIGTVRGIRTGASNIAGTAFGTKGIAPLGPFSGYEPLVKQIVTFFETGKAPVTPAETLEIFSFIEAADLSRSKGGKAIQLPLPG; encoded by the coding sequence ATGAACCGCAGAAGTTTCATTTACAGTTCGGTCCTGTCGTCGACCGGCCTGGTAGTTGCCGCCCGTGACTTGTCGTTAAGCCGTGAAGTTGAACTTGGCAAAAGGGTAGGGATAATCGGGCTGGATACCAGTCACAGCGAAGTTTTTACAAGGATGATCAATGCTGGTTCCCCGGAAATGAATGGGTACCGGGTAATAGCGGCTTATGAACAAGGCAGCAAAGATATTGTATCCGCATTACAGCTCCGGCCGGGCGTGACCGCGAAGGTCCGGGAAATGGGGGTCGAAATCGTCGATTCCATTGACGCGCTGCTTGGCAAAGTCGATGTAGTGCTGCTCGAATCCAACGATGGGCGGCCGCACCTGGAACAGGCGCTGCCGGTTTTCAAAGCCGGGAAGCGTATTTTCATCGATAAGCCGGTTGCTGCGTCCCTGGAGGGTGCCAAAGCGATTTTTAAGGCTGCCGCGCAGTACAACACACCGGTTTTTAGCTCGTCGGCTTTGCGTTTTGACGCCAATGTCCGGCAGGTGGTGGAAGGTGCTATCGGCAACGTTACAGGCGCGGATGTATATACGCCCGCCGAAATAGAGCCACATCACAGCGACCTGGCCTGGTACGCCATTCACGGTGTCGAAATGCTGTTTACCGTGATGGGCCCGGGTTGCCAAAGCGTTTCGCGGACTTACCGAGATGGTACGGACCTTACGGTGGGTGTATGGAGCGATGGCCGCATAGGGACCGTGCGCGGCATCCGGACCGGCGCCTCGAATATTGCCGGAACGGCTTTCGGTACGAAGGGCATCGCGCCTTTGGGCCCTTTTTCCGGTTACGAACCGCTGGTAAAACAAATTGTCACATTTTTTGAGACCGGCAAGGCCCCCGTAACCCCGGCCGAGACGCTCGAAATTTTCAGTTTTATTGAAGCTGCGGATCTGAGCCGAAGCAAAGGCGGAAAAGCGATACAACTGCCTTTGCCGGGATAG
- a CDS encoding PQQ-dependent sugar dehydrogenase — protein sequence MKKVRYLIVPFLACLLCAAATRKQPAQLFADLPARPPISMGISQNAPDSSRFTSATLVSGLDEPMQMAILPNYDIVVAERKGAVRYFDNATRELSTIAQLNVFSGIEDGLLGVAADPDFKTNHWIYLYYGVGGDKSVSHLTRFELKGRKLVQESAKVLLEVPTQRKYCCHSAGYITFANGLLYLSIGDNTNAEEIEGHTPIDERPGRELSDDQASTANSNDLRGKILRIKPEPDGTYSIPDGNLFPKDGSQGRPEIYVMGVRNPFRISVDPKTGFLYWGDVGPDTEVPGSEGKMSYDEINQARKPGFFGYPYFLADNQVFPDYDFATKKEGPGKDPLRPVNDSPHNTGIRELPPAQPAFIWYGKGPSKKYPLVGKGGASAMAGPVYHSDQYPNAPYKLPEYYDGKLFIFEWIRKWIMAVSMDKDGNYLGMEPFLPQLKVGAPIHMQIAPDGAIYLLAYGTNWFARNTDSGIIRVEYTEGNRNPVAVLNKGNTTGAAPFTATLSAKGSKDYDAGDRLAYEWKIGSRKFTGETLIHTFTKPGVYNVVLTVSDQHGGKGTATAEFKIGNTPPVVKIKTGANRSFYWDNSAFDYEITATDREDGKIETSKIRASFHYIAFGKDLAGALSGGEGENIRYAATAKLYTSLDCSACHTMNAKSIGPPLQDVARRYDGKPDAADILARKIISGGSGQWGSYPMPPHPDLPEKSARELAEYILSLGKPASQLPLKSTLKLTEHIGQGSEGAYVLQARYTDKGANGIGPLKSENRIILRNPLVQMEDYQEGNVGVVIATEQTGFVSYIANITNGKYTRFNRIDLTHIKNIRLRIQEHGAGGTVELRLDSREGPLAGKVLISGGKLADLKEGWKEISLPVERGVGTHDIYLVFKNEEAAEPLFHIDWMYFSKDSKP from the coding sequence GTGAAAAAAGTAAGATACCTCATCGTGCCCTTCCTGGCTTGCCTGCTTTGTGCAGCCGCCACAAGGAAGCAGCCAGCGCAATTGTTTGCCGATTTACCGGCCAGGCCGCCAATTTCCATGGGCATATCGCAAAATGCTCCGGATTCAAGCCGTTTCACCTCTGCAACGCTCGTATCGGGCCTTGACGAACCAATGCAAATGGCTATTTTACCTAATTATGATATTGTCGTCGCCGAGCGAAAAGGGGCCGTCCGGTATTTCGATAATGCGACCAGAGAGCTTTCCACTATTGCACAACTCAATGTGTTCAGCGGAATCGAAGACGGTTTGCTGGGTGTGGCCGCGGACCCGGACTTTAAGACAAATCATTGGATTTATCTGTATTACGGAGTCGGAGGGGACAAAAGCGTCAGTCATTTGACGCGTTTTGAGCTGAAAGGGCGGAAACTGGTGCAGGAATCGGCCAAAGTGCTGCTGGAAGTGCCGACGCAGCGCAAATACTGTTGTCACTCCGCGGGCTACATCACTTTCGCGAACGGCCTGCTTTATTTATCGATCGGCGACAATACCAATGCGGAGGAGATCGAAGGGCATACGCCGATCGACGAACGTCCCGGACGTGAGCTGTCCGACGATCAGGCTTCAACGGCAAACAGCAATGATCTCCGGGGCAAGATTCTCAGAATCAAACCTGAGCCCGACGGGACTTACAGCATTCCGGATGGCAACCTCTTTCCCAAAGATGGCTCGCAGGGCAGGCCGGAAATCTACGTCATGGGGGTGAGAAACCCGTTTCGCATATCCGTTGATCCGAAAACGGGCTTTCTCTACTGGGGCGATGTGGGACCTGATACCGAGGTGCCGGGAAGCGAGGGTAAAATGAGTTATGACGAGATTAACCAGGCACGCAAACCCGGTTTTTTTGGCTATCCTTACTTCCTGGCCGACAACCAGGTGTTTCCCGATTACGATTTTGCGACCAAAAAGGAAGGCCCTGGTAAAGATCCCCTCAGGCCGGTCAACGACTCACCGCACAATACAGGCATCCGTGAGCTGCCTCCCGCCCAGCCGGCTTTTATCTGGTATGGAAAAGGCCCCTCCAAAAAGTATCCATTGGTGGGCAAAGGCGGGGCCAGCGCAATGGCCGGCCCGGTTTATCATAGCGACCAATATCCTAATGCGCCCTATAAGCTGCCCGAATATTACGACGGTAAGCTCTTCATTTTTGAATGGATAAGGAAGTGGATTATGGCAGTCAGCATGGATAAGGACGGCAATTACCTGGGCATGGAACCTTTCCTGCCGCAGCTGAAAGTGGGGGCGCCCATCCACATGCAGATCGCCCCCGACGGCGCTATTTACCTGCTCGCCTATGGTACGAACTGGTTTGCCCGTAACACCGATTCGGGTATTATCCGTGTCGAATATACAGAGGGCAACCGAAACCCTGTGGCTGTACTGAACAAGGGTAATACGACGGGTGCAGCTCCGTTTACTGCCACACTTTCTGCCAAAGGGTCGAAAGATTATGATGCAGGCGACAGGCTCGCCTACGAATGGAAAATCGGCTCCCGAAAATTCACCGGCGAAACGTTGATACATACATTTACAAAACCGGGAGTGTATAACGTGGTGCTCACAGTCAGCGACCAGCATGGGGGCAAGGGCACGGCCACGGCCGAATTTAAAATTGGTAATACCCCGCCGGTTGTGAAGATTAAGACCGGTGCGAATCGCAGTTTCTACTGGGATAATTCTGCATTCGATTACGAGATCACTGCCACCGACCGGGAGGACGGCAAGATCGAGACTTCGAAAATCCGTGCCTCGTTCCATTACATCGCATTCGGAAAGGACCTTGCCGGCGCCTTGTCGGGAGGGGAGGGCGAAAACATCCGCTATGCTGCAACAGCCAAACTGTACACATCGCTGGATTGCAGTGCATGTCATACGATGAATGCCAAATCGATTGGTCCGCCATTGCAGGATGTTGCGAGGCGATACGATGGGAAACCGGACGCTGCCGATATACTGGCGCGAAAGATCATCAGCGGTGGAAGCGGACAATGGGGTTCATATCCGATGCCTCCCCATCCCGATTTGCCCGAAAAAAGTGCCAGGGAGCTGGCCGAGTATATTCTCTCGTTGGGAAAGCCGGCGTCGCAACTTCCATTGAAATCCACGCTGAAACTCACAGAACATATCGGCCAGGGCAGTGAGGGCGCATATGTATTGCAAGCCAGGTATACTGACAAGGGTGCCAACGGGATAGGACCGCTTAAAAGTGAAAACCGTATTATACTACGCAATCCGTTGGTTCAGATGGAGGATTATCAGGAAGGAAATGTGGGAGTCGTGATTGCGACCGAGCAAACAGGCTTCGTGTCCTACATTGCCAATATCACCAACGGAAAATATACCCGCTTCAACAGGATCGATTTGACACATATTAAAAACATCCGCCTGCGCATTCAGGAGCATGGTGCGGGTGGAACGGTGGAACTCAGGCTGGATAGCCGGGAGGGACCGCTGGCCGGCAAGGTGCTAATTTCCGGAGGCAAACTTGCAGACCTTAAAGAAGGCTGGAAGGAAATCTCGTTACCCGTGGAGCGCGGTGTCGGGACTCATGATATTTATCTGGTTTTTAAAAATGAGGAAGCCGCCGAGCCGCTCTTTCACATCGACTGGATGTATTTTTCAAAAGATTCTAAACCTTAA